The Fictibacillus arsenicus genome contains a region encoding:
- a CDS encoding DEAD/DEAH box helicase, translated as MIDTSNLLLHAKWLHGNMVLWATKDKKRVHVNDWKPLLFTWHQPSFYGTLLDIDDDQNIYLNAGEAFVLFNRYPVFFLSENTWEKDAWQVVNEANHFDKLMKSDLVSPDFEAWKSGDWSWKAEGKRIESPWINEALSTLPDAGYSAMPTSFNKELVRGNSRQIISALGHLDEEEWLIKIGWREDPKPFKLIFELSEPADEEDKDIWNLNVFLQEKEEGIRVPYKGKSTLLPDEWKPYQAMLESDMELVSKLISWLKVGSRKEIREEITEKEAWDFLTLKSDLLRQIGISSILPEWWQTVQELQPKVKAKIKTKPQTGGGAPSFLGLNAIMQFDWRLSTGDEELSEEEFRKLVDGSRRLVRRNGQWYRVDPEWMKQVRHLIKNVDRTGIQLKDVLEQHLLNMESNPANDDLDGIEFEGPMLDMEWDEPLNLWMDQLSEIKTIPVDPKAENLQGTLRDYQKTGSSWMYFLRKFGLGGCLADDMGLGKTVQTIDYFLKVKEKGEKEGTFLLVCPTSVIGNWQKELEHFSPSLAVGLHYGSNRKKGEEFEAWYKNYDVVITSYTTCQLDFTEMGGTFWEAIVLDEAQNIKNSYTKQSRSIRKLNGRHKIALTGTPVENRLLELWAIFDFLNPGYLGSEPSFQKKFVLPVEKENDNVRLQQLKRLVQPFLLRRTKTDPAVQLNLPEKQEIKEYCPLSKEQASLYERLVQDTFEQLEKVTGMQRRGLLLAMLGKLKQICDHPALYTKNDKLTKLEEQSTKFSKTIELLDAILEKDEKCLIFTQFIFMGELIKKYVEKKFGKPVLFLHGSLSKQKRDEMIDSFQNGDNAIFILSLKAGGTGLNLTEANHVIHYDRWWNPAVENQATDRAHRIGQKKFVTVHKMITLGTLEEKIDMMLESKKELSEKVIQSENWITELSRDELKDLFTLRKEWVET; from the coding sequence ATGATCGATACAAGCAATCTTTTACTTCACGCAAAATGGCTTCATGGAAATATGGTTTTATGGGCCACTAAAGATAAGAAAAGAGTGCATGTGAACGATTGGAAACCTCTTTTATTTACGTGGCATCAGCCATCTTTTTATGGAACGCTGCTCGATATAGATGATGATCAAAATATATATTTAAACGCGGGAGAAGCTTTTGTGCTGTTCAATCGCTATCCGGTTTTTTTTCTTTCTGAAAATACGTGGGAAAAAGATGCTTGGCAAGTGGTGAATGAAGCAAATCATTTTGATAAGTTAATGAAATCCGATCTCGTGTCTCCTGACTTCGAAGCATGGAAATCAGGTGATTGGTCATGGAAAGCTGAAGGAAAACGCATCGAGTCTCCTTGGATAAATGAGGCTCTGTCCACTTTGCCTGATGCTGGCTATTCAGCGATGCCAACATCTTTTAACAAAGAACTGGTTAGAGGTAATTCAAGACAAATAATCTCTGCATTAGGGCATTTGGATGAAGAAGAATGGCTGATCAAAATCGGGTGGAGGGAAGATCCTAAACCTTTTAAACTGATTTTTGAATTATCTGAGCCTGCTGATGAGGAAGATAAGGACATATGGAATCTGAATGTATTTCTTCAGGAAAAAGAAGAAGGTATTCGTGTTCCTTACAAAGGAAAAAGCACTCTCTTGCCTGATGAATGGAAGCCTTATCAAGCTATGCTGGAAAGTGATATGGAGCTTGTTTCTAAGCTTATTTCCTGGCTTAAGGTTGGCAGCCGTAAAGAAATTCGGGAAGAGATTACGGAAAAAGAAGCATGGGATTTCCTTACTCTTAAAAGTGATTTGCTTCGCCAGATAGGTATATCAAGTATTCTTCCCGAATGGTGGCAGACGGTTCAGGAACTGCAGCCGAAAGTTAAAGCAAAGATAAAGACTAAGCCGCAAACTGGCGGAGGAGCACCGTCCTTTTTGGGATTAAATGCAATTATGCAGTTTGACTGGAGGCTTTCAACTGGAGATGAAGAGCTATCGGAAGAGGAATTCCGCAAGCTGGTCGATGGCAGCAGAAGGCTTGTCCGCAGGAATGGTCAATGGTACAGAGTAGATCCTGAATGGATGAAACAAGTCCGGCACCTCATCAAAAACGTGGACCGTACTGGCATTCAGTTAAAAGATGTATTAGAGCAGCATCTTTTAAATATGGAATCAAATCCTGCTAATGATGATCTTGATGGTATTGAGTTTGAAGGACCAATGCTTGATATGGAATGGGATGAGCCGCTCAATCTATGGATGGATCAGCTTTCCGAAATCAAAACGATACCTGTTGATCCAAAAGCTGAAAATCTGCAAGGAACACTTAGGGATTATCAAAAGACAGGAAGCTCCTGGATGTATTTTCTTCGGAAGTTCGGGCTTGGCGGATGCCTCGCAGATGATATGGGACTCGGTAAAACAGTCCAGACAATCGATTACTTTTTAAAGGTAAAAGAAAAAGGGGAGAAGGAAGGCACCTTTTTATTAGTGTGTCCTACATCTGTTATTGGAAACTGGCAAAAGGAACTTGAGCATTTTTCCCCTTCTTTAGCAGTTGGTTTGCACTACGGCTCTAACCGAAAAAAGGGAGAAGAATTCGAGGCATGGTATAAGAATTACGACGTGGTTATTACTTCTTATACAACTTGCCAGCTTGATTTCACTGAAATGGGTGGAACGTTTTGGGAGGCAATTGTCCTGGATGAAGCTCAAAATATCAAGAACAGCTACACAAAACAGTCCAGAAGTATACGCAAGCTGAACGGGCGTCACAAGATTGCATTAACGGGAACACCTGTTGAAAATCGTTTGCTTGAACTTTGGGCGATCTTTGATTTTCTTAATCCTGGTTATTTAGGAAGTGAGCCTTCTTTTCAGAAGAAGTTTGTCCTTCCGGTTGAAAAAGAAAACGATAATGTGAGGCTGCAGCAATTAAAGAGGCTTGTTCAGCCATTCTTGCTCAGACGTACGAAGACAGATCCTGCTGTTCAGCTGAATCTGCCTGAAAAACAAGAAATCAAAGAATATTGTCCTTTATCAAAAGAGCAGGCTTCTTTATATGAAAGACTTGTTCAGGATACATTCGAACAGCTTGAAAAAGTAACAGGCATGCAGCGTCGCGGCTTGCTGCTCGCTATGCTAGGCAAACTGAAACAGATTTGTGATCATCCTGCCCTTTATACGAAGAATGACAAATTAACGAAGCTAGAGGAACAATCAACTAAATTTTCGAAGACGATTGAGCTCCTTGATGCCATTTTAGAAAAAGATGAAAAATGCTTAATCTTTACCCAGTTTATCTTTATGGGTGAGCTCATTAAGAAGTACGTTGAGAAGAAGTTTGGAAAACCTGTTTTGTTCTTACATGGAAGCTTATCAAAGCAAAAACGTGATGAGATGATAGACAGTTTCCAAAATGGGGATAACGCTATCTTCATCTTATCGTTAAAAGCAGGCGGAACAGGTTTGAATCTGACAGAAGCAAATCATGTTATCCACTATGATAGATGGTGGAATCCTGCCGTTGAAAACCAAGCAACTGACCGTGCTCACCGAATCGGGCAAAAGAAGTTTGTTACGGTGCATAAGATGATCACACTTGGCACACTCGAAGAAAAGATCGATATGATGCTCGAAAGCAAGAAAGAGCTATCAGAGAAAGTGATCCAGAGCGAAAACTGGATTACCGAATTATCAAGGGATGAACTGAAAGACTTATTTACTCTGCGTAAAGAGTGGGTAGAGACTTGA